One genomic region from Argentina anserina chromosome 2, drPotAnse1.1, whole genome shotgun sequence encodes:
- the LOC126785356 gene encoding scopoletin glucosyltransferase-like, protein MGSESHDSVHIFLFPFLAHGHMIPVSDMAKLFASHGVRVTIVTTPLNATRFTQSTQSRKSSSGLIQIKAIELPSEEAGLPKGCENVDTLPPSLDLVNNLARLIQPQLEELLKEFKPTCLVADMFYPWATEAAAKFGIPRLVFHGTCFFSLCASEVMRLHKPFKNVSSETESFVIPYFPGEIELTSSQVPAFVKTNDSSGMNQLMKARKESELKSYGVIVNSFYELEPVYADYYRNELGKKAWHIGPVSLCNREIEEKSNRGKEATVDKHECLKWLDSKKADSVVYVCFGSVANFHSTQLKEIAMALEAAGQDFIWVVRRGKDEEDQDEWLPEGFEERMEGKGLIIRGWAPQVLILDHPSIGGFVTHCGWNSTMEGISAGLPMVTWPVSAEQFYNEKLVTKVLKIGVSVGTQKWIMIFGDSVKKETIVKVVSEIMVGEEAELRRSKARELGKQARRAVEVGGSSYQDFNNLIQGLKNLKSQQLG, encoded by the coding sequence ATGGGCAGCGAAAGCCATGACTCTGTTCACATATTCTTGTTCCCGTTCCTGGCTCACGGCCACATGATCCCAGTCTCCGACATGGCCAAGCTTTTTGCTTCACACGGCGTCAGGGTCACCATAGTCACCACCCCTCTAAACGCTACCAGATTCACCCAGTCGACCCAATCGAGGAAATCCTCGTCTGGGTTGATCCAAATCAAAGCCATCGAGCTCCCAAGTGAAGAAGCTGGTCTGCCAAAAGGGTGTGAGAATGTCGACACATTACCACCCTCATTGGATTTGGTCAACAATTTGGCACGCTTGATTCAACCACAACTCGAGGAGCTTCTCAAGGAGTTCAAGCCGACTTGCCTTGTAGCTGACATGTTCTATCCTTGGGCAACTGAAGCTGCTGCTAAGTTTGGTATTCCGAGGTTGGTGTTTCATGGGACTTGCTTCTTTTCTCTATGTGCTTCCGAGGTTATGAGGCTCCATAAGCCTTTCAAGAATGTTTCAAGTGAAACTGAGTCTTTTGTGATCCCATATTTCCCTGGTGAGATTGAATTGACAAGTTCCCAAGTTCCTGCTTTTGTCAAAACCAATGACTCAAGTGGCATGAACCAGTTGATGAAAGCACGTAAAGAATCGGAGTTGAAGAGCTATGGAGTTATTGTTAACAGTTTCTATGAGCTCGAACCGGTTTATGCAGATTACTACAGAAATGAGTTGGGGAAGAAGGCGTGGCATATCGGCCCTGTTTCTCTATGCAATAGAGAGATTGAGGAGAAGtcaaatagaggaaaagaagcCACAGTTGACAAGCACGAGTGTTTGAAATGGCTTGATTCAAAGAAAGCGGATTCGGTTGTGTATGTCTGTTTTGGGAGTGTGGCTAACTTCCACTCGACTCAGCTCAAGGAGATTGCGATGGCTCTAGAAGCTGCAGGGCAGGACTTCATTTGGGTTGTGAGGAGAGGCAAAGATGAGGAGGACCAAGATGAGTGGTTGCCTGAAGGATTTGAAGAGAGGATGGAAGGAAAGGGATTGATCATCAGAGGTTGGGCTCCTCAGGttttgattcttgatcatCCAAGTATTGGTGGGTTTGTGACACATTGTGGATGGAACTCCACAATGGAAGGAATATCTGCAGGGCTTCCTATGGTGACATGGCCTGTGTCTGCTGAGCAATTTTACAATGAGAAATTGGTGACGAAAGTGCTGAAGATTGGAGTAAGTGTTGGGACTCAGAAATGGATTATGATTTTTGGGGATAGTGTGAAGAAGGAAACTATTGTGAAAGTTGTGAGTGAGATCATGGTGGGTGAAGAAGCAGAGTTGAGGAGAAGCAAAGCTAGGGAGCTTGGAAAGCAAGCAAGGAGGGCTGTTGAAGTAGGTGGATCATCATACCAGGATTTTAATAATCTTATTCAAGGGTTGAAAAACTTGAAATCCCAACAGTTAGGATAA